In one Alnus glutinosa chromosome 12, dhAlnGlut1.1, whole genome shotgun sequence genomic region, the following are encoded:
- the LOC133851847 gene encoding glutamate receptor 3.6-like: MNMFWLLGVISCYGIFIGTGTGVRVSTSPNVVNIGAILCFNSSIGKVAKVAIEAAVEDVNSNPAVLKGTKLKLATQDTKQSSGFLGIVEALRFVENDTVAIIGPQHSVMAHLISHIANELQVPLLSFAATDHTLNSLQFPYFVRTTQSDLFQMAAVAEIVGFYEWRDVIAIYVDDDHGRNGVAALGDKLAEKRCKISYKAPMRPKVDQNDISDTLFKVAMMESRVIILHIYSAWGLDVLDMARKNGMMGNGYVWIATDWLSTVLDTEPSIPSAAMDSIQGVLTMRMHTPESDLKRKFVSRWSNLTAAKTNDSLFRLNTYGLYAYDTVWLLAHALDAFLNQGGNISFSKDSSLTEFHGGNLHFDAMSIFDGGKVLLNHILQVNMTGLSGPMNFTSDGELNGSAYEVINVIGTGVRTIGYWSNSFGLSMAPPEKLNAQPNRSSNQQLYGVIWPGQITQKPRGWAFSSNGKQLRVGVPNRISYREFVSHVEGSDNYVGYCIDVFNVAKEQLPYAVPHKFISFGDGHSNPIAVDLLHKITTGELDAVVGDNVITTNRTKMVDFTQPYIESGLVVVAPAVQKLNSSAWAFLRPFTPMMWFVTCLFFLAVGVVVWILERRTNDDFQGPRRKQVATIVWFSFSTLFTAQREKIDSALGRLVLLIWLFVVLILNSSYTASLTSILTVEQLSYSIKGIESLIISDDPIGYQRGSFTEKYLMEELNIKKSRLVPLDSEEEFEKALKDGPNKGGVVAVVDRRAYMELFLSSRCEFGIVGQEFTKMGWGFAFPRESPLAVDMSIAILKLSESGELQKIHDKWLSRQACSSEGAKQEVDRLPLTSFWGLFLLCGAACFVSLILYLVKMVHQYTRHSGRSSQSFLSFVKEKENHVHKMEEPENSRDNRK, translated from the exons ATGAATATGTTTTGGCTTCTGGGAGTGATTTCCTGCTATGGGATTTTCATTGGCACTGGTACGGGTGTCCGTGTTTCTACAAGTCCGAATGTTGTTAACATTGGCGCTATTTTGTGTTTCAATTCTTCCATTGGGAAAGTTGCAAAAGTTGCAATTGAAGCTGCAGTCGAAGATGTGAATTCAAATCCAGCGGTTCTAAAAGGAACTAAACTGAAACTTGCCACGCAGGATACAAAACAATCTAGCGGATTTCTGGGAATCGTTGAGG CTTTGCGGTTTGTGGAGAATGATACAGTGGCCATAATCGGTCCCCAACATTCAGTTATGGCCCATTTAATTTCACATATTGCGAATGAGCTCCAAGTCCCTCTATTATCCTTTGCTGCAACAGACCACACCCTGAATTCACTCCAGTTCCCTTACTTTGTCAGAACAACACAAAGTGATCTCTTTCAGATGGCTGCTGTAGCAGAAATTGTAGGCTTCTACGAATGGCGAGACGTAATAGCTATCTATGTTGATGATGATCATGGCAGAAATGGGGTTGCTGCATTAGGTGACAAGCTTGCCGAAAAACGTTGTAAAATCTCGTACAAAGCACCTATGAGGCCCAAAGTAGACCAGAATGACATCTCTGATACACTGTTTAAGGTGGCTATGATGGAGTCTCGGGTTATTATCCTCCACATATATTCTGCTTGGGGTCTAGATGTACTTGATATGGCACGTAAGAATGGGATGATGGGAAATGGATATGTGTGGATAGCTACTGATTGGCTCTCTACTGTACTTGACACAGAACCTTCCATCCCTTCAGCGGCAATGGATAGTATTCAAGGGGTTCTTACGATGCGTATGCACACTCCAGAGTCAGATCTCAAAAGGAAATTTGTCTCTAGATGGAGCAACTTGACTGCTGCGAAGACAAATGACAGCCTTTTTAGGCTAAATACGTACGGTCTGTATGCCTACGACACTGTTTGGCTTCTTGCACATGCACTTGACGCATTTTTAAATCAGGGGGGaaacatttcattttcaaaggATTCGAGTTTAACTGAGTTTCACGGAGGGAACTTGCATTTTGATGCCATGAGCATCTTTGATGGAGGGAAGGTGTTGCTTAACCATATTTTACAGGTTAATATGACGGGTTTAAGTGGCCCAATGAATTTCACTTCAGATGGGGAACTCAATGGTTCTGCATATGAAGTAATCAATGTCATTGGTACGGGGGTCAGGACAATTGGTTATTGGTCCAATTCTTTCGGGTTATCAATGGCACCTCCAGAAAAGCTGAATGCACAACCAAACAGGTCTTCAAATCAACAATTGTATGGTGTAATCTGGCCAGGACAAATCACTCAAAAGCCTCGTGGATGGGCATTCTCAAGCAATGGAAAGCAACTACGAGTTGGAGTCCCAAATCGAATTAGTTATCGTGAATTTGTGTCACATGTAGAAGGCTCTGATAACTATGTTGGATATTGTATTGATGTATTTAATGTTGCAAAGGAACAATTGCCATATGCAGTCCCACATAAGTTTATTTCATTTGGGGATGGACATAGCAATCCAATCGCCGTTGATCTTCTGCACAAAATCACAACGGGT GAATTAGATGCTGTGGTTGGTGACAATGTAATTACCACCAACCGGACAAAGATGGTGGATTTCACGCAGCCATATATCGAGTCTGGGCTTGTCGTAGTGGCCCCAGCTGTTCAAAAGCTCAACTCTAGTGCTTGGGCGTTTCTGAGACCATTTACTCCAATGATGTGGTTTGTCACATGTTTATTTTTCCTTGCTGTGGGAGTAGTTGTTTGGATTTTGGAGCGCAGaacaaatgatgattttcagGGCCCTCGTAGAAAACAGGTTGCCACCATTGTTTG GTTTAGCTTTTCAACTTTGTTTACTGCTCAAA GAGAAAAGATTGACAGCGCTCTCGGTCGCTTAGTGCTTCTAATATGGCTTTTTGTAGTTCTAATACTCAATTCTAGTTACACTGCAAGTCTGACCTCAATCCTCACGGTCGAACAACTTTCTTACTCTATCAAAGGGATTGAAAGTTTAATCATAAGCGACGATCCCATTGGTTACCAGCGTGGTTCATTTACTGAAAAGTATTTGATGGAGGAGCTCAACATAAAGAAGTCCAGGCTTGTTCCTCTTGACTCAGAGGAAGAGTTTGAGAAAGCCTTGAAAGATGGCCCCAACAAGGGTGGTGTTGTTGCAGTGGTTGACAGGAGAGCATACATGGAGCTCTTCCTCTCCAGCAGATGTGAATTCGGTATAGTAGGTCAAGAGTTCACCAAAATGGGATGGGGTTTT GCTTTTCCACGGGAGTCGCCCTTAGCAGTTGACATGTCAATTGCTATCTTAAAGCTATCAGAGAGTGGGGAATTACAAAAGATTCATGACAAGTGGCTTTCAAGACAAGCTTGCAGCTCAGAAGGTGCAAAGCAAGAAGTAGACCGTCTTCCGCTTACAAGTTTCTGGGGGCTCTTTTTACTGTGTGGTGCAGCTTGCTTTGTTTCTCTCATTTTGTATCTTGTTAAGATGGTTCACCAATACACGAGGCATTCTGGCCGGAGCTCGcaatcatttctctcttttgttaaagaaaaggaaaaccatGTTCATAAAATGGAAGAGCCAGAAAATAGCAGAGACAATAGAAAGTGA